In the genome of Rhopalosiphum padi isolate XX-2018 chromosome 1, ASM2088224v1, whole genome shotgun sequence, the window ttacgatattttttttcttcaaacataatattatcacacaACGGTACCTATACCTTATTTTTACTGCGTTATAGTTaacgtgattattattttaacataaaacttTCGTTATGATTCCATAAaacataggttaggttaggtaccaATATACCTGGTctgatattttctaaaatacagtACACTTGTGGTATAATGAATTCCAAAATTtccgaaaaaaatattgagagtACGTTACAtcgatatttctattatatcacAATACTTTCaagtaaaaacaatttcattcGTTAGACCGAGATTTTCGATAAACTGCGAGGTAAGTGTAATGTTATTTTCGAGAATTTATATATGTGTAGTAAAAGGTTGATCATTATTTCGTAATAGAGTCTATTATTAGGTGTACTTGTAATTATCATGTATTGCGTATATTTgcatattagaataatatactaattgcagtaaataaaaaaaaaacaaatgtgtaTTTTAACGTTAATTTTATAGTTGCGGTAAGCATATGAgtcaatatttagttattattgcttcatattaaaaaaaaatacatcatctggttaaaagaaaaaaatataattcgtaatattttgtcatgttaataaatactatacgaTGGTCTTTGTGCGatgcataatacaatataatatacaatagattTAGAGTTACATATTTGCTCAtcactcatatattataatatgatattggaaACACTAATATTGACTGGTGTAAACGaaggtatagtaaataattaagaaattatcATTACGCGTTGGCAAAATAGTATGAATTtcataaacactttttttttgtaatgtgtTGCTTATACTAAATtccatgttattttaaataatcatagttACTCCactaattttaatagatttaaaatgaattatattaactcacataatattatattagtgaccAGCGTGAagcagtggcgtatttatgGGGGAATATTGGAGATAGATCATATCCCCTCccttacattttcttttttaagaCCAAGTTTAAACATTACAGTTGTTACTTATAGATTTGTTATCCTGTGCAGGGGCGTATGTAAAAGAGACATTCGGCATTTGGGCAATAGGGAAAGTTTTgactttttacattaaataacagAAATTCTCAAATTACGACGAAATTCTATTCTttaaccaaaaattaaatagCAATACCAACTGTCgattatatatgatttattaatttactaaacagCAAATAACAGTCCAATGTCGATTAATTTAATGCGTCCACACAACGATCTGATCCAACATTTACAACTTATCTCATACATCAATATACATAATGctctaaacaatattaaattgatttgattttaatttttgtatttttcaaaaatgtttccTTAATCCTATATCaaaggttattatattatcataatatactaacaGACAACAGtattattcttgaaatatattattttgatttagatataaattaatgtaaaaatacctaattataatttaatttccattTATGAGTCCAAACGGCAATcatctaaaaagaaaaaaaaacagaggtagcgtaataatattgtaatttataactacGAAAATGacatgaataaatttaaaattggacgttacaatataatttataattattacgtaatatataaaaatcaaagtcTTTTAGTAAGacttaatacaaaaatagtatacaaataaggacaaataaaaacaatgtataataaaataatattttataactttggtATATTTACGGTTCAttatagaaacataatattatgcatattaagaatacaattattaataattatagaataattaataatacgtattaaaatGAACGCCAAACATTGACTGAATGTCgtttgaacataacaatattatacttatcgaAACGTCTAGCAGTAAATGGCGTCTATATTGAGAACAATAtagtctaaaattatttatttttaatattataatatttataggtatattttcgttttttgaaATTCCACGAGGAACAAATTTCTGTTTAcacgtgaaaataatatattcatgaatTAAATGTGAGTATTGCGAGAGCGAtgagattattaattatttatatgttacagGTATAATAAGCTGCCAGtacacagataatattataaataagagaCAGAGAGaatgagagagagagaaagagagagagagagagagcgcAACCGCAACAACGCTAGACGGAGCGTTTCTATAGCCGGTGGACacgtaaaaaacataataatatttatattttataagtacttataataaaggataatatattatatatatatatatatatatatatatataaatatatgtgtgtgtgtgtgtgtgtgtgtataaaaatatatacaaaaaaaaatttaaaacaatattcataataaataataactgatattAATCGAAGCAAAATGACGACGACTTCGCATTTCCTTAGGTAATACATATCATATGACGAGGACGTCTACAcgtaatattatgctatatagggaccgtgtaaaatatttcaaatgtattaacGATAAAACGGTTCGATACAGTGGGCCGTTGTAGACTAATTTATATAGTACGTATGCAcaattcgataaaataaattattattttaggcaTCCTAACTCATTAAGTAAGTACCTAGTCGTAACACGTCGACCGCGGTTCAGATTGGACGCCTTCGTAGTTAGTACTTACGACCAGGAAAATTGTCATGACCGCGACGACCGTTGTCGTTGATGATTTTGTTGCTGTTGTAGTGATGGTACTGGCCGCTGGGTTGCGGTTTGCCGTTCACGTCCACGAACTCCACGTCGGGCGGTAACACCACACCGCCGGACGATTGTTGTTGAGCAGCGGCGATTTCGTTGACCAGAGTATCGCCGTGCAAGCTGATGGGTGCTTGAGTCGGACGAGTTTCTTGGTCTGGGCGTGGATGGGACGGACGAGATCCTTGATTCTGGGCCGGATGAGATCCTTGATTCTGGGCCGGGTAAAATCCTTGATTCTGGGCCGGATGAGATCCTTGATTCTGGGCCGGGTAAAATCCTTGATTCTGAGCCGGATAAAATCCTTGATTATGAGCCGGGTAAAATCCTTGATTCTGGGCCGGGTAAAATCCTTGGTTCGGAGCCGGGTAAAAGCCTTGATTGGGTCCCGGGTAAAATGCTTGGTTCGGTATCGGATACGATCCGTGGTACTGTTTCTGCTGCAAAAGGCCGGCCGGTGGTTGACGCTGCCCGTACAGTGGAGCGTATGGCGCGTAGTAACTAGCCGCGGCCGTCTGGAAGTGATCGTCCAGTGAGACGGGCCCGGGTGCctgtgagaaaaaaaatactgagtGTGATCATCGTTTTTTATCATACTACGTAACGTGATCTGTTCGTACGGCAAAAGTACATGAGAAATATATACgactacttaaaattattagatatatactataatgttacGATTGTTAAttcgattatataatattattatgtattaatgtgtaAATCTGTgtgttattgtaattaatataatacagcatgactgttgaataaaacaatattggtataatcattcataaaatacatttgataatattttatagttattatatccgcacattattattacaatttgtttacataatacaattttttaagtatattatcattatcgattgaaaataaatataaatttatgactataatatctattattattattattgtatactattgaAAGTGATTTTATAAACCAAAGAATGAGTATTTTTGAACTCCATGtttatgactatatatataccGTTTGGAGtccatcatttttatttatagtaatatattggtTTCGAAGCCCTTGATGCATGTAATATACAGCGGTCATCACGCTAATTCGGTTCCGAAAAGCGGATAGGCAAAATTGCATAAAGGCATAAGCCACGTGCGATCGGTTCAACGTTCAAAAGATAGATAAAAAACGGATACATACCTGTGTGTTCGACAGCTATTCCGATCGATGGACCAGGAGCCGCAGCTCAAAACCAACCGTTActatttacaattgttttacTCATCAGTAACTTCGCGGGATGCGTTTGTTTTGCATTTTCTCTTTTCCGAACACTTGTTTCCCCACGACGTAGAGTTTCACCTGGATTTTTCGTACCCGGCAGGTTTGATCgcgcaatacaataatattgtaataaataatatacacgtgcATGATTTAAATCGTACCGTACAACGACGTTACTAAAAATCCGCGATTAAGCTGtttgaccataataatatattgatctgAAGCGTtaagaaaatttcaaaattcgtTTTTGCGAAATTgcttgtatataaaatatgcacaGTAGGTACACCGCCGcaaaaagcaaaaaataaaaaaatctgccacaatcataatgttatttttttattatgataatatatggaaaataagataataacaataattagataaatataaaattgcaatCACCGATTCGACTATTTACGactaagtataatacattttacgatTTGAACCGATCAAAATAAAAGcagcaaattattatatacacacgctgaattgtttttataaatttaacaacacTTTGAAACgacgtgaaaaataaaaactcaagtCGTTCAAGGTGGTAAAtcctaaaatgttttattcgcacaagtcaaaataaatataataaaatgttttctaataataagctatactttaaaaaaaaatacaaaactaattTTTCTTTGTAAAAATAATCGTTAAATAGACTATAACAGGTATCGTGAgacttttgataaaattataatacatcgtattacaaaaaaaataatgattaaaacaatataacactATTTGAGAATATTAtggcaaataatttatttcaatcaaccgtttttaatataaaatatatataaaggtaatattatacaggtataataatatattttgattttaaggtTTTggttacattttgatttttataatacctaattattaaatataactagtaaaataaaaatattcagctATTCCAACGTCAATGAtgttgttaataataacaatatctcATTAATAACCACACAAATATATGTTTACGATCGAATACCGGgtaaaagatttttaatatcaatattgttaataatactttatattaaatttttttttttgataaaaatattcaaacaatatattatattagggtTGTTAATGATGTTTGGGAATATAACTTACACAAgcgttaggtatattaattcaATCCATCGTTGTGACGAATTGGTCTTTaggttattaaaatactataatagctgatattaatatgtttacaataaGCCGCTGCTATCTCGTTATTCTACCTTTTTAATAAAGTTCTTCCGGTCGTCGTTAACGTTAGCTTCCATTGATACGGACGGGTTGGGTTTGATTTCGTTCGTTTCAACTTTCTCTGTCTCCAAATCATCATTAGATATCGATatcagtttttcatttgaaatttttttgttcaTCCCTTCGGGCAGCACCTGAATTTCTTTGAAATGGTAGAAACTCTTGTGATTTCCGTCTCCGTTGGTGACCGTCGTTTCGTTTATTTGAACTCTGTGTCCGTCAATGATCTATACGTACATACATAACAACAAACGAAATGGTCATAATTAATTCACGAGCGCACAAGtccacaatacataatattaagtttgaaAAGCAATGTTTAAAGGTAAATAGCATT includes:
- the LOC132917877 gene encoding uncharacterized protein LOC132917877 isoform X2; this encodes MSAKTMFYAFAVFALAAVWSAAALPLVVDEVTSPANLKENLDTEVPSAEVQKHEPEQQTQGTDASVLETDGIESSPNVQQSSQTEEVTVGSEIPVIGIDSGLPEVSNVKSDSDVSTITTAVQTEGITGTNSPSPVAETNSPSPVAGMVPSSADTKPSPSVPVNGQPPKPYYTGGVQTVKIGPSIPFFLELIQPFQPFQSFQPFQPFHPYGSNNDKPFRNQPIPFGAPIDPFANPMNTQPFNQMVEAYTNEFRNMLASFDKMGMPPMENFGDAQEGSAKPVTKTTSKTEIIDGHRVQINETTVTNGDGNHKSFYHFKEIQVLPEGMNKKISNEKLISISNDDLETEKVETNEIKPNPSVSMEANVNDDRKNFIKKAPGPVSLDDHFQTAAASYYAPYAPLYGQRQPPAGLLQQKQYHGSYPIPNQAFYPGPNQGFYPAPNQGFYPAQNQGFYPAHNQGFYPAQNQGFYPAQNQGSHPAQNQGFYPAQNQGSHPAQNQGSRPSHPRPDQETRPTQAPISLHGDTLVNEIAAAQQQSSGGVVLPPDVEFVDVNGKPQPSGQYHHYNSNKIINDNGRRGHDNFPGRKY